The Saprospiraceae bacterium genome includes a window with the following:
- a CDS encoding ATPase, protein MAKKELNILCISRFFKGGDFIRSAKAEGNKVFLLTSNKLDKEAWPWDSIDETFYMVEDELGHWHRDHLIGGLAHKMRNTHFDVFVALDDFDVEHVAHLREYFRTPGMGESTARYFRDKLAMRIKAKAEGIPVPEFTALFHDDDIHRYTDRVNPPWLVKPRMQASAAGIKKVHSKEELWNHLEYLGGERHQYLLEKFAPGDVFHVDALTYDGKVLFAKVSQYLDTPFEVAHGGGIFRSCTVESGSDLDIALQKLNEDVMKGFGMEYSASHSEFIKGHESGEFYFLETASRVGGAHLAEMVEYASGVNLWAEWARIETAVARKEKYKLPKIKNDSAGILVSLSKYERPDTSSFDDKEIVWRVNKKHHIGMILKSKDRKRILTLLDQYCERVRHEFHASLPAKEKLVDVED, encoded by the coding sequence ATGGCAAAAAAGGAACTCAACATCCTGTGTATTTCCAGATTTTTTAAAGGAGGGGATTTTATCAGGAGTGCTAAAGCTGAAGGCAATAAAGTATTTCTGCTCACCAGCAATAAGCTGGATAAAGAAGCCTGGCCGTGGGATAGTATCGATGAGACATTTTATATGGTGGAAGATGAATTGGGGCACTGGCATAGAGATCATCTGATCGGAGGCCTTGCTCATAAGATGCGAAATACCCACTTTGATGTTTTTGTGGCCTTGGATGATTTTGATGTAGAGCATGTGGCACATTTGAGAGAATATTTCAGGACTCCGGGGATGGGAGAGTCTACTGCCAGATATTTCAGAGACAAACTGGCCATGAGGATCAAAGCCAAGGCTGAAGGCATTCCGGTTCCTGAGTTTACAGCCCTTTTTCATGATGATGATATACATAGATATACAGATAGAGTGAATCCACCATGGTTAGTAAAACCCAGAATGCAGGCTTCAGCAGCCGGTATCAAGAAAGTACATAGCAAAGAAGAACTTTGGAATCACCTTGAGTATTTGGGAGGAGAGAGGCACCAATATCTTCTCGAAAAGTTTGCACCGGGTGATGTTTTTCACGTAGATGCGTTGACCTATGATGGTAAGGTATTATTCGCAAAAGTTAGCCAATATTTGGACACTCCTTTTGAAGTAGCGCATGGAGGAGGTATATTCAGGTCGTGCACTGTGGAATCAGGGTCTGACCTTGACATAGCACTTCAGAAGCTCAATGAAGATGTGATGAAAGGCTTTGGGATGGAATATAGCGCATCTCACAGTGAGTTTATCAAAGGTCATGAAAGTGGTGAATTTTATTTTCTGGAGACAGCATCAAGGGTAGGAGGAGCGCACCTTGCAGAGATGGTCGAATATGCTTCGGGTGTCAATCTATGGGCAGAATGGGCTAGAATTGAAACCGCTGTAGCCCGAAAAGAAAAATACAAGCTACCCAAGATAAAAAATGACAGTGCCGGTATTTTAGTATCTCTCAGCAAATATGAAAGACCCGATACTTCTTCGTTTGATGATAAAGAAATTGTCTGGAGAGTAAATAAAAAGCACCATATAGGTATGATACTGAAATCAAAGGATAGAAAGCGGATATTAACTTTGCTGGATCAATACTGTGAAAGGGTCAGGCATGAATTCCATGCGAGCCTTCCTGCTAAGGAAAAGCTGGTGGATGTAGAAGATTAA
- a CDS encoding methyltransferase domain-containing protein, with amino-acid sequence MMRMKVGHCVACKSKNIRSVMSIKDHSISGEIFSVAQCSDCGFRFTEDPPVEAECGKYYKSENYVSHSDTTTGFINSVYHKVRQIMLDRKSSLLSSLSSKKTLLDVGSGTGYFPAHMKEKGYDVTAVEVDDEARKYSIKKFGLKVFPPSDLLGGKISGPFSFISLWHVLEHLYDPDEYMQRFNLLLERDGHLIVAVPNHLCADADKYKEYWAGYDVPRHLWHFTPNSMEILAKRNGFTIVKKEGMPFDPFYVSMLSEKYKGSAFGLLRGSVTGMNSLLKGWQNPDAASSVIYVMRKSDSH; translated from the coding sequence ATGATGAGGATGAAAGTGGGTCATTGTGTAGCCTGCAAGTCAAAAAATATTCGAAGTGTAATGTCCATAAAGGACCATTCTATTTCTGGTGAAATATTTTCGGTGGCACAATGCAGTGATTGCGGGTTCAGATTTACTGAGGATCCTCCTGTAGAAGCAGAGTGCGGGAAGTATTACAAAAGTGAAAATTACGTTTCACATTCTGATACTACGACTGGATTTATCAATAGCGTTTACCACAAGGTGCGTCAGATCATGCTTGATAGAAAATCCAGCCTGTTAAGCAGCTTAAGCTCAAAAAAGACACTACTTGATGTAGGTTCCGGAACAGGCTATTTTCCTGCGCATATGAAAGAAAAAGGATATGATGTGACTGCTGTGGAAGTGGATGATGAGGCAAGAAAGTATAGTATCAAAAAGTTTGGACTCAAGGTATTTCCTCCTTCGGATCTGTTGGGTGGCAAAATTAGTGGTCCTTTTTCATTTATCAGTTTGTGGCACGTTTTAGAACATCTTTATGATCCTGATGAGTATATGCAGCGATTCAATCTCCTGCTTGAGCGTGACGGACATCTCATAGTAGCTGTTCCGAATCACTTGTGTGCAGATGCTGACAAGTATAAGGAGTATTGGGCGGGTTATGATGTGCCAAGACATTTGTGGCATTTCACTCCGAATTCTATGGAAATTTTGGCAAAGAGAAACGGATTTACCATTGTAAAAAAAGAAGGTATGCCTTTTGATCCGTTTTATGTATCTATGCTGAGTGAAAAATATAAGGGTTCAGCATTCGGACTACTCAGAGGTAGTGTTACCGGTATGAATTCACTCTTAAAAGGCTGGCAAAATCCGGATGCTGCCAGTTCGGTGATCTATGTGATGAGAAAGTCAGATAGTCATTAA
- a CDS encoding GH3 auxin-responsive promoter family protein, with the protein MNIKSRIILKAAGFVAAGIKKWQKTAIRDQETIMKTLIRKGQNTVFGKDHHFDNIDSYEVFKKNIPVRDYEELRPYIDMIIDGKKDVLWPGKPKYFAKTSGTTSGVKYIPITHDSMPNHIRTARNAMLNYFHQSKKADVFDGKLIFLSGSPVLESKGGIKTGRLSGIVNHEIPSWVRTNQLPSYETNCIDDWETKLEHITKETLHQDMRLISGIPPWVQMYYERILEVTGKKTVKEVFPNYSLFMYGGVNFEPYRAKLEELVGQRIDSIETYPASEGFIAFQDDQDDNALLLNTKSGIFFEFIPAEKAFEKNPPRYNLSEVELHKDYALVINNNAGLWGYSIGDCVRFVSMNPYKLLVTGRIKHFISAFGEHVIGKEVEEALLKVANSKNISIVEFTVAPQVSPPEGGQPYHEWFIEFSNLPDDLHIFAKEVDEEMCVQNIYYEDLISGNILQPLKIKILQKDSFRNYMKSQGKLGGQNKVPRLSNDRKIADDLKEFIN; encoded by the coding sequence ATGAACATTAAATCACGCATCATACTAAAAGCAGCGGGCTTTGTGGCTGCAGGTATTAAAAAATGGCAAAAAACCGCCATCCGGGATCAGGAAACAATCATGAAAACCCTTATCAGAAAAGGTCAGAATACAGTTTTCGGCAAAGACCATCATTTTGACAATATCGATAGTTATGAGGTGTTCAAAAAAAATATACCTGTACGCGATTACGAGGAGTTAAGGCCCTACATCGATATGATCATCGATGGTAAAAAAGATGTGCTTTGGCCAGGAAAACCTAAATATTTTGCAAAAACATCAGGAACAACAAGCGGCGTAAAATACATACCCATCACGCATGATAGTATGCCCAATCATATCCGTACTGCCAGAAATGCTATGCTCAATTATTTTCATCAAAGCAAAAAAGCTGATGTATTTGATGGAAAATTGATATTTCTTTCAGGATCACCGGTACTTGAGTCCAAAGGTGGCATAAAAACCGGTAGACTGTCCGGTATCGTCAATCATGAAATTCCGTCTTGGGTACGCACCAATCAGCTTCCATCATACGAAACCAATTGTATAGATGACTGGGAGACTAAACTGGAACACATCACCAAAGAAACTCTGCATCAGGATATGAGACTCATCAGTGGTATACCACCCTGGGTCCAAATGTATTATGAAAGGATACTGGAAGTCACAGGCAAAAAAACTGTAAAAGAAGTTTTTCCAAACTATAGCCTGTTTATGTACGGTGGTGTCAATTTCGAACCATACAGAGCAAAACTCGAAGAGTTGGTCGGTCAACGTATAGACAGTATAGAAACATACCCTGCTTCTGAAGGATTTATAGCATTTCAGGACGATCAGGACGATAATGCTTTATTGCTCAATACCAAATCAGGAATATTTTTTGAATTTATACCAGCTGAGAAGGCATTTGAGAAAAATCCGCCACGATACAATCTCAGCGAGGTAGAACTGCATAAAGACTATGCGCTCGTGATCAACAATAATGCAGGCTTATGGGGTTACAGTATAGGGGATTGTGTCAGATTTGTGAGTATGAATCCTTATAAGTTATTGGTAACCGGTAGAATAAAACACTTTATCTCTGCATTTGGAGAACATGTGATCGGCAAGGAAGTAGAAGAAGCCCTTTTGAAAGTTGCAAATTCGAAAAATATCAGTATTGTAGAATTTACTGTGGCTCCCCAAGTCAGTCCACCTGAAGGTGGTCAACCATATCATGAATGGTTTATAGAGTTCAGCAATCTGCCGGATGATCTTCATATCTTTGCAAAAGAAGTTGATGAAGAGATGTGTGTCCAAAATATATATTATGAAGACCTTATAAGTGGCAACATACTTCAACCCCTAAAAATCAAAATCTTACAAAAAGACAGTTTTCGCAACTATATGAAATCTCAGGGTAAACTCGGAGGTCAAAACAAAGTACCCCGTCTCAGCAATGACAGAAAAATAGCTGATGATCTCAAGGAGTTTATCAACTAA
- a CDS encoding MATE family efflux transporter produces the protein MKLNTSYSQILSLSVPIMLGSAAQNIIVLSDNVFLYHYNSLDFAAAGLVGVFYLIVASIGYGFSRGGQIIIARRNGEHNYIGAGTDFQALFLFELTLSIILFLLLQLFSRDFFSMFINNPDILEKCVEYIKYRSWGVFFSYLGVSLIAFYTGIANTKFIIYDTIVLIIVNIILNYVLVFGKAGFPAMGIGGAALASTLAEVVAFVVFIAYMIYDKANRKYELLSIHRLSITTFKSMFNISFPIVFQSILGIGSWFLFFSFIENVGGRDLEISNLMRTVYLILSIPCWGYSAGINTLVSNFIGNKKRQAVLPLIYKTTKLNLLSTMLISMPVVLFPEFFLYPLFGKEDMTLILLAKPYMPILLAILMTFGTGGIFINGLIGTGHTQTALRIQTIFTIVYIVYSYLMIKQWYHGLNWAWGAEILYWGGITVMSLLYLKTKKWHFLKF, from the coding sequence ATGAAGTTAAACACCTCCTATAGTCAGATATTATCATTGTCTGTACCCATCATGCTGGGAAGTGCTGCTCAGAATATCATAGTCCTGAGCGACAATGTATTCCTGTATCATTACAATTCATTGGATTTCGCAGCTGCGGGTTTGGTAGGTGTTTTTTATTTGATTGTTGCCAGTATAGGTTATGGATTTTCGAGAGGAGGACAGATCATCATAGCAAGGAGAAACGGAGAGCATAATTATATTGGAGCCGGTACTGATTTTCAGGCTTTGTTTTTGTTTGAGTTGACTCTTTCTATTATATTATTTTTATTGCTTCAACTATTCAGCAGAGATTTTTTTTCAATGTTTATCAACAATCCCGATATACTTGAAAAATGTGTCGAATACATAAAATACAGGAGTTGGGGTGTGTTTTTCAGTTACCTTGGAGTTTCCCTCATAGCATTTTATACAGGTATAGCCAATACTAAATTCATCATTTATGACACTATCGTCCTGATCATTGTAAATATAATATTAAATTATGTACTGGTTTTTGGAAAAGCTGGCTTCCCGGCTATGGGGATTGGTGGAGCGGCATTGGCGAGCACCTTGGCTGAAGTTGTTGCTTTTGTAGTTTTTATAGCTTATATGATCTATGATAAAGCCAATCGTAAATATGAGTTGCTCAGTATACACAGACTAAGTATTACTACTTTCAAGAGTATGTTTAACATTTCTTTCCCGATTGTTTTCCAATCCATTCTTGGCATAGGATCCTGGTTTTTATTTTTTAGCTTCATAGAAAATGTTGGAGGAAGAGATCTGGAAATTTCAAATCTGATGAGGACAGTATATCTGATTTTATCTATACCATGTTGGGGATACTCAGCCGGGATCAACACTTTAGTCAGCAATTTTATCGGAAATAAAAAACGTCAGGCGGTACTCCCTCTCATATATAAAACAACAAAACTAAACCTATTATCAACCATGCTGATATCTATGCCGGTAGTTTTGTTTCCTGAATTTTTCCTGTATCCGCTTTTCGGCAAAGAAGATATGACACTTATTTTGCTCGCTAAGCCATATATGCCTATACTGCTTGCGATACTCATGACCTTTGGCACAGGAGGTATTTTTATCAATGGTCTGATTGGCACCGGACATACTCAAACGGCATTAAGGATCCAAACCATATTTACAATAGTGTATATAGTCTACAGCTATCTGATGATAAAACAATGGTATCATGGACTTAATTGGGCATGGGGAGCAGAAATCTTATACTGGGGAGGTATTACTGTAATGTCCCTCTTGTACCTTAAGACCAAAAAATGGCATTTTCTTAAATTCTAG
- a CDS encoding S9 family peptidase: MATQRFFLALLCFTFAFFSCKQKDGNSTQPMENKVSKMFSKSDIIPPVAEKTPKTIVTHGDTMVDNYFWMRLSDEQKNAQKPDEQTKKVLDYLNAENAYREKMMSHTDSFQNRLFEEIKGRIKQTDMSVPYKDNGYFYITRFEEGKEYPIHSRKKGSLDAQEEILLNVNNLAEGHEYYAVGGRTVSPDNKILAYSEDIVSRRQYTIRFKDLITGKNLDDVIPVTSGGITWGNDNKTIFYTKIDATLRSFKIYRHTLGTNVKNDQLVWHEKDETFSTFIYKTKSKKYLVIGSAATLSNEYQILEADNPTEKFRMFQPRERKLEYSIYHYGDSWYIHTNKNDAQNFKIMVTPETATTKENWKDLMPYDKNIFIEGIDIFKDHMVISERKGGITQLRIRPWNGQDEHYVQFGEESYTTGTGINPDFETDLLRLDYTSLTTPNTTYDYNVKTKKLEKLKQQEVIGSFKAEDYVSERKMVKAQDGTMIPLSIVYKKGFKKDGSQPFLLYGYGSYGASMDPYFSSVRLSLLDRGFGFAIAHIRGGQEMGRQWYEDGKYLKKKNTFTDFIDCGDYLLNEKYVAKDKLFANGGSAGGLLMGAVMNMKPEIWKGIIAAVPFVDVINTMLDESIPLTTGEFDEWGNPKDKEYYAYMKSYSPYDNVEAKAYPATLVTTGYWDSQVQYWEPAKWVAKLREMKTDKNPLLMYCNMETGHGGASGRFRRFRETAMEYAFLLDLAGLGED; the protein is encoded by the coding sequence ATGGCCACTCAACGTTTTTTTTTAGCTCTCCTTTGTTTTACATTTGCTTTTTTTTCTTGTAAACAAAAAGATGGAAATTCAACCCAACCTATGGAAAATAAAGTTAGTAAAATGTTTTCAAAATCCGATATCATACCACCTGTCGCTGAAAAAACACCAAAGACTATTGTCACTCATGGTGATACTATGGTAGACAATTATTTTTGGATGCGACTTTCTGATGAACAAAAAAATGCACAGAAACCGGATGAACAGACTAAAAAAGTTCTGGATTATCTCAACGCTGAGAATGCGTACAGAGAAAAGATGATGTCTCACACAGACAGCTTTCAAAATCGGCTTTTTGAAGAAATCAAGGGCAGAATCAAACAAACGGATATGTCTGTACCATACAAGGATAACGGATATTTTTATATTACACGATTCGAAGAGGGTAAAGAATACCCGATCCATAGCAGAAAAAAGGGAAGCCTTGATGCTCAGGAAGAAATCTTACTCAATGTCAATAATCTTGCCGAAGGCCATGAATACTATGCTGTAGGTGGAAGAACTGTCAGTCCCGACAATAAGATATTGGCTTATTCTGAAGATATAGTAAGCAGGAGGCAGTATACCATAAGATTTAAAGACTTGATCACAGGGAAAAACCTTGATGATGTGATACCAGTCACGTCAGGAGGCATCACCTGGGGTAACGACAACAAAACCATTTTTTATACTAAAATTGATGCAACTCTGAGATCATTCAAAATTTACAGACATACTTTGGGTACAAATGTGAAAAATGATCAATTGGTATGGCATGAAAAAGACGAAACATTCAGTACCTTCATTTACAAAACAAAGTCAAAAAAATATCTGGTCATAGGATCGGCAGCTACTTTGTCCAACGAATATCAGATACTGGAAGCCGACAACCCTACAGAAAAATTTCGTATGTTTCAACCTCGTGAGCGTAAATTGGAATACAGTATATATCACTATGGAGATAGCTGGTACATACATACCAATAAAAATGATGCTCAAAACTTCAAAATCATGGTGACACCTGAAACGGCAACAACTAAGGAAAATTGGAAAGATCTCATGCCGTATGACAAAAATATATTTATCGAAGGGATAGATATCTTTAAGGATCATATGGTGATATCTGAAAGAAAAGGTGGCATCACACAATTGCGTATCAGGCCGTGGAACGGGCAAGATGAGCATTATGTCCAGTTTGGTGAAGAGTCTTATACTACAGGTACAGGTATCAATCCTGATTTTGAGACAGATTTACTAAGGTTGGATTACACGTCACTGACGACACCCAATACCACATACGATTATAATGTAAAGACAAAAAAACTCGAAAAACTGAAGCAGCAGGAAGTGATAGGAAGTTTTAAAGCCGAAGATTATGTTTCTGAACGAAAGATGGTCAAAGCACAGGATGGGACTATGATTCCACTTTCGATCGTGTACAAAAAAGGATTTAAGAAGGATGGAAGCCAGCCGTTTTTACTGTATGGCTACGGGTCATATGGGGCAAGCATGGATCCTTATTTTTCATCTGTTAGATTAAGTTTACTTGACAGAGGTTTTGGATTTGCTATTGCACATATACGAGGTGGTCAGGAGATGGGCAGACAGTGGTATGAGGACGGAAAATATCTGAAAAAGAAAAATACATTTACCGATTTTATAGATTGTGGGGATTATCTGCTGAATGAAAAATACGTAGCCAAAGACAAACTTTTTGCTAACGGTGGCAGTGCCGGAGGATTGCTGATGGGTGCTGTGATGAATATGAAACCTGAAATTTGGAAAGGCATCATTGCGGCAGTTCCATTTGTGGATGTCATCAATACCATGCTGGATGAAAGTATTCCTCTCACTACGGGCGAGTTTGATGAATGGGGCAATCCCAAAGATAAAGAATATTACGCGTATATGAAATCCTATTCACCTTACGATAATGTCGAGGCAAAAGCATATCCGGCTACATTGGTGACAACCGGATATTGGGATTCTCAGGTTCAGTACTGGGAACCTGCAAAATGGGTTGCAAAACTAAGGGAAATGAAAACGGACAAAAACCCTTTGCTAATGTACTGTAATATGGAGACAGGTCATGGAGGAGCTTCAGGTAGATTCAGAAGATTTCGGGAGACGGCTATGGAGTATGCCTTTTTACTGGATTTGGCAGGTTTGGGTGAAGATTGA
- a CDS encoding HU family DNA-binding protein, which translates to MNKGDLINAVAESAGITKAQAGSAVDAVFSGIEASLKAGDKAAFVGFGTFSTAHKPAREGRNPSTGKTIAIAAKTSVKFKAGKSFVDAVN; encoded by the coding sequence ATGAACAAAGGAGATTTAATCAATGCAGTAGCAGAATCAGCTGGCATTACTAAAGCACAAGCAGGATCTGCCGTTGATGCAGTATTCAGTGGTATCGAGGCATCATTAAAAGCTGGCGACAAAGCTGCTTTTGTTGGTTTTGGTACTTTTTCTACTGCTCATAAGCCTGCAAGAGAAGGTAGAAATCCATCTACAGGAAAAACTATTGCGATTGCAGCTAAAACTTCAGTGAAATTTAAAGCTGGAAAGTCTTTCGTTGACGCAGTAAATTAA
- a CDS encoding ABC transporter permease, whose protein sequence is MIKSKNIAYRLSLFLIGTYIMVALFSPFLAGDKPIVCKSEGAWIFPFLSDKMLKNNNAGSAACIMPLIPYSGGYAETAKNYGMSPFAGQKPGETEIRHWLGTDKLGRDVAAGMIRGCGIALKIGFLSVFFSFLIGVSLGMAAGYFQDKGIKINAISMMIYLTGLVIIGYMIWMEFVVFRHNTFLFFVMMIGLILVLKITGHLWAKYSGGYKISIPLDTILVKSIEIRKSFPGIFLLLALISVCKVPSVWNIVLIITLLSWADFARLARGDTLSVKSENYITSATVLGMPDVRIIFRHILPNIMPTLIVAVCFSIGSAVILESTLSFLGVGLPVEEVSWGKMLAEGRNMRYWWLVVFPGLAIFLMVLSLNNISNHWQKSNFSFRD, encoded by the coding sequence ATGATAAAATCTAAAAATATCGCATACAGGCTTTCATTGTTTCTTATAGGCACCTATATCATGGTGGCATTATTTTCTCCATTTTTAGCTGGTGATAAACCGATAGTATGTAAAAGTGAAGGTGCATGGATTTTTCCTTTTTTATCTGATAAAATGTTAAAAAACAACAATGCCGGGTCAGCAGCATGTATCATGCCATTGATACCATATTCAGGCGGTTACGCAGAAACTGCTAAAAACTATGGAATGAGTCCGTTTGCAGGACAAAAGCCCGGAGAAACTGAGATCAGGCATTGGTTGGGCACAGATAAATTGGGTCGGGATGTTGCGGCTGGCATGATCAGAGGATGTGGTATAGCATTAAAAATAGGTTTTTTATCAGTATTTTTTTCTTTTCTTATAGGTGTGAGCCTTGGAATGGCCGCAGGTTATTTTCAAGATAAAGGTATCAAGATAAATGCTATCAGTATGATGATATATTTAACTGGTTTAGTCATTATTGGATATATGATATGGATGGAGTTTGTGGTATTCAGGCACAATACGTTTTTATTTTTTGTTATGATGATCGGACTTATCTTAGTTTTGAAAATAACAGGACACTTATGGGCAAAATATTCAGGAGGCTACAAAATATCAATTCCATTGGATACAATTTTGGTAAAATCAATCGAAATCAGAAAGTCTTTTCCGGGCATTTTCCTGCTCCTTGCACTAATTAGCGTCTGTAAAGTACCATCAGTGTGGAATATTGTACTGATCATAACGCTTCTCAGCTGGGCAGATTTTGCCCGGCTTGCCAGGGGTGACACTTTATCTGTCAAAAGTGAAAATTATATAACATCTGCTACTGTGCTTGGAATGCCTGATGTGAGGATTATTTTCAGACATATTTTGCCAAATATAATGCCTACCCTCATAGTGGCTGTGTGTTTTAGTATCGGTAGTGCAGTCATCCTTGAATCTACACTGTCATTTCTGGGTGTAGGTTTGCCCGTGGAAGAAGTTTCCTGGGGTAAAATGTTGGCAGAAGGTAGAAATATGAGGTATTGGTGGTTAGTAGTATTTCCCGGTCTTGCCATTTTTTTAATGGTTCTAAGCCTCAATAACATTTCCAATCACTGGCAGAAATCCAATTTTAGTTTCAGAGATTAA
- a CDS encoding ABC transporter permease, translating into MLYTQVSLFYHTPNVKNNNMVRFVIKRLLLILPTLFFVMIIAFLLSKLIPGDAADAMLLLQGVHHESKNYSTEYKKMYTKKGMDKPLAYMGVQPHFYPSNILSIVDPTTRNQVKELLHQKRYFSDIIEFINLRNEFIQLAHQDTIYDHQANQDRIKNLTFTVEIPEIEKMLLSIIPPRNLSLKVKYDSLISGFQVLNDNKISFFYPTIVWHGFDNQFHHWLKNIISGNFGESTKDGRTVISKISSAIKWTFILILLNLLITNIIAIPSGLYAGYHAEGWYDRISNFIWILLFAIPVFWLASMLIIYFTSTRFGGWMDIFPAPGNWYIPDGQSFVTTISQYSGQLILPVICLAANDIAQVSRVIRNNVVQQKKALYAKFARSKGLTGINTMFRHILPNVLIPMVTLIGGRIPAGLSGALIIEVIFNIPGMGRLMMDSINSYDWNVVFGILIVISFFTILFMILTDILYQIVNPKMKNSMDI; encoded by the coding sequence TTGTTATACACACAAGTATCACTCTTCTATCACACACCAAATGTAAAGAATAATAATATGGTAAGGTTTGTCATCAAGAGATTATTGTTGATATTACCTACCCTGTTTTTTGTGATGATCATCGCATTTTTACTCAGTAAACTGATACCTGGAGATGCGGCGGATGCAATGTTGCTCTTACAAGGCGTACATCATGAGAGTAAAAATTATTCTACAGAGTATAAAAAGATGTATACCAAAAAAGGCATGGATAAACCTTTGGCATACATGGGAGTGCAACCACATTTCTATCCATCAAATATACTTTCCATTGTCGACCCGACTACCCGGAATCAGGTAAAAGAATTGCTGCACCAAAAAAGATATTTTTCAGACATCATCGAATTTATAAACCTCAGAAACGAATTTATCCAACTCGCTCATCAAGATACGATTTATGATCATCAGGCGAACCAAGACAGAATAAAAAATCTTACATTTACTGTAGAAATACCGGAAATAGAAAAAATGTTGTTATCAATTATACCACCACGAAACTTGTCATTGAAAGTGAAATATGACTCTTTGATTTCAGGTTTTCAGGTTTTGAATGATAATAAAATATCTTTCTTTTATCCGACAATCGTATGGCATGGTTTTGATAATCAGTTTCATCATTGGTTAAAGAACATCATCAGTGGTAATTTTGGTGAATCAACAAAAGATGGAAGGACTGTCATTTCAAAAATCTCTTCAGCAATAAAATGGACCTTCATTCTTATATTATTAAATCTTTTGATCACAAATATCATCGCAATACCATCAGGATTGTATGCAGGCTATCATGCTGAAGGCTGGTATGACAGGATAAGCAATTTTATTTGGATACTATTATTTGCCATTCCGGTTTTTTGGCTGGCGTCCATGTTGATCATTTATTTTACATCAACAAGATTTGGAGGATGGATGGATATTTTTCCAGCTCCCGGCAATTGGTATATTCCTGATGGTCAGTCGTTTGTAACAACTATCTCACAATATTCAGGTCAGTTGATCCTACCAGTAATCTGCCTTGCTGCCAATGATATAGCTCAGGTCAGCAGGGTCATCAGAAATAATGTAGTGCAACAAAAAAAAGCTTTGTACGCAAAGTTTGCAAGATCCAAAGGACTTACGGGCATAAATACCATGTTTCGTCATATTCTTCCCAATGTACTGATCCCAATGGTAACTCTCATAGGTGGCAGAATACCTGCTGGATTGTCAGGTGCATTGATCATTGAAGTGATATTTAATATACCCGGAATGGGTCGGCTGATGATGGACAGCATCAATAGTTATGATTGGAATGTCGTTTTTGGCATCTTGATAGTGATTTCTTTTTTCACGATCCTATTTATGATTTTAACAGATATCTTATATCAAATAGTAAATCCGAAAATGAAAAACAGCATGGATATATGA